In a genomic window of Ranitomeya imitator isolate aRanImi1 chromosome 5, aRanImi1.pri, whole genome shotgun sequence:
- the LOC138637858 gene encoding probable G-protein coupled receptor 148, which translates to MNTSECSLPQLLNASIMLQREMHQNDTFKIDPPSQYMIQEWIIFPSPSQTNLFLIPTVFCCVIALFFTPLIIFSICSNINMRHETRFLLLGNILLFDLIYLILYTATTVCNMMNWKISRHICTLILFLLAVAYCGGVLTTASMVVDTYLAVLWPLHYMSLLPAQRTKKLLILLWFSSFFFPAVVFLALYFTQKLGPCPLELCSLPVILLMALHGDDALKLSYILLVIIFLLCFSLIFCCYIVLCYKTRETGIWKSVYSRASVTFVLHHTILFFYLSPLLLLLSDALLYMGKVIGLRTGLWITLTICNVLIILPKAASPCLYGLRYREIYKSMKIFYRLRKHRHVAPIIYER; encoded by the coding sequence ATGAACACATCAGAATGCAGCCTGCCACAATTGCTCAATGCTTCAATCATGCTGCAAAGAGAGATGCATCAGAACGACACCTTTAAAATTGACCCACCATCACAATACATGATACAAGAGTGGATAATTTTCCCATCTCCCTCACAAACGAACTTGTTTCTTATACCAACAGTCTTTTGCTGTGTCATAGCACTCTTCTTCACTCCTTTAATAATATTCTCCATTTGCTCCAACATCAACATGCGTCATGAAACAAGATTTCTGCTACTTGGAAATATACTGCTCTTTGACTTGATATACCTCATCCTGTATACTGCGACGACAGTATGTAACATGATGAACTGGAAGATCTCAAGGCATATTTGCACTCTGATTCTCTTTTTGCTGGCTGTTGCCTACTGTGGTGGTGTCCTCACCACAGCTTCAATGGTGGTGGACACTTACTTGGCAGTTCTATGGCCTCTTCATTATATGTCGTTGCTTCCTGCACAAAGAACTAAGAAATTGTTAATActgctttggttttcatcctttttCTTTCCTGCAGTGGTCTTTTTAGCCTTGTATTTTACTCAAAAACTTGGACCATGTCCTCTCGAGCTGTGTTCCCTACCAGTGATTCTACTCATGGCTTTACACGGAGATGACGCTCTAAAACTGAGTTATATCctgttggtcattatttttctttTATGCTTCTCTTTAATCTTCTGCTGTTATATTGTTTTATGCTATAAAACAAGGGAAACTGGAATCTGGAAAAGTGTGTATTCAAGAGCAAGCGTAACTTTTGTTTTGCACCACACCATACTGTTCTTCTATCTGAGCCCACTTCTCCTGCTGTTGTCAGATGCGTTGCTCTATATGGGTAAGGTAATTGGTTTACGAACAGGATTATGGATAACACTGACAATCTGCAATGTATTAATTATCTTGCCAAAAGCTGCATCGCCATGTTTGTATGGGCTTCGGTATAGGGAAATATATAAGTCAATGAAGATCTTTTATAGATTGAGAAAACACCGACATGTTGCACCGATTATATATGAAAGGTGA